Proteins from one Mycobacterium sp. HUMS_12744610 genomic window:
- a CDS encoding SDR family NAD(P)-dependent oxidoreductase — translation MTFADTYGPWALVAGASDGVGAAFATGLAERGVNVVLLARRQDVLDEVAAGIASRTSAQTRTLAIDLAQPGAAAAIAEGTGDLEIGFLVYCAGADPDFKPFLAGPLAAAEAMVQRNCMVPMQLCHHFAPAMVARARGGIVIFGSGAGLAGGPNMVAYGASKAFDMVFAEALWAELHDKGVDVLGLILGKTDTPALRRLEHSRGQIDSPDDVPPGAAAVDDVIGEAFENLSNGPTWIVGEDLRAATQMMGSLTRNQLVRLMAQASAAAMGADRPE, via the coding sequence ATGACGTTCGCGGACACCTACGGGCCGTGGGCGCTCGTCGCGGGCGCGTCGGACGGGGTGGGCGCCGCCTTCGCCACGGGACTCGCCGAGCGCGGCGTCAACGTGGTGCTGCTGGCCCGGCGCCAGGACGTGCTGGATGAGGTCGCCGCCGGGATAGCGTCCCGCACGTCGGCCCAGACGCGCACCCTGGCAATCGATCTCGCGCAGCCGGGCGCCGCGGCGGCGATCGCCGAGGGCACCGGCGATCTGGAGATCGGGTTCCTCGTGTACTGCGCGGGCGCCGACCCCGACTTCAAGCCGTTCCTGGCCGGCCCGCTCGCGGCCGCCGAGGCGATGGTGCAGCGCAACTGCATGGTGCCGATGCAGCTGTGCCACCACTTCGCGCCGGCGATGGTCGCGCGCGCCCGCGGCGGGATCGTCATCTTCGGGTCGGGTGCCGGGCTGGCCGGCGGGCCCAACATGGTCGCCTACGGCGCTTCCAAGGCGTTCGACATGGTCTTCGCCGAGGCGCTGTGGGCCGAACTGCACGACAAGGGCGTCGACGTCCTGGGCCTGATCCTGGGCAAGACCGACACGCCCGCGCTGCGGCGGCTCGAACACAGCCGCGGCCAGATCGACTCGCCGGACGACGTGCCCCCCGGCGCCGCCGCCGTGGACGACGTGATCGGGGAGGCATTCGAGAACCTGTCCAACGGCCCCACCTGGATCGTGGGTGAGGACCTTCGCGCGGCGACGCAGATGATGGGATCGCTGACGCGCAACCAACTGGTGCGGCTCATGGCGCAGGCCAGCGCCGCGGCGATGGGCGCCGATCGGCCCGAGTAG
- a CDS encoding sodium:proton exchanger: MTMLATDRPAAAGTSRCGRRTLIRSALITATFIAPAVVVTVAGLHPDPVAALLLFGAAVVSASFLLAWAAEAAQVDVSGGLATAVLALIAVLPEYAVDLYYAYVSGHNPEYTHYASANMTGSNRLLMGLGWPVVVLIGILVARRAGTGRPGGLALQPANRVELGFLLIAGVFAFVIPATSQIHLASGVALLAWFGFYLYKVSRGDVEEPSLIGTAAALGELPDRRRRLGVVCLFATAGAVILLCAKPFADNLVAAGGELGIDRFLLVQWLAPLASEAPEFIIATILAARGKGTAAIAMLISAKVNQWSLLIGSLPVAHLLGGGGLSLALDPRQVEEILLTATQTMMGVALLMGLRFHRATAWALLVLFVVQFPIASTHGRLLLCGVYTAVALAGLAVNRGQLAATVRAPFFTNALRHGGHPHDAVREPRLPT, encoded by the coding sequence ATGACGATGCTGGCCACAGACAGGCCCGCGGCCGCCGGGACCTCACGTTGCGGGCGTCGCACCCTGATCCGCTCGGCGCTGATCACGGCGACGTTCATCGCCCCCGCGGTCGTCGTGACCGTGGCCGGCCTGCATCCGGACCCGGTGGCCGCCCTCCTGCTCTTCGGGGCCGCGGTGGTCTCGGCCAGCTTCCTGCTGGCCTGGGCGGCCGAGGCCGCCCAGGTCGACGTCTCCGGCGGCCTGGCGACGGCGGTGCTCGCTCTGATCGCGGTGCTGCCCGAATACGCCGTCGACCTCTACTACGCCTACGTATCGGGCCACAACCCCGAGTACACCCATTACGCCTCGGCCAACATGACGGGGTCCAACCGGCTCTTGATGGGGTTGGGCTGGCCCGTCGTCGTGCTGATCGGCATCCTCGTGGCGCGCCGGGCCGGCACCGGCAGACCCGGCGGGCTGGCGCTGCAGCCGGCCAACCGCGTCGAACTCGGCTTCCTGCTGATCGCCGGGGTGTTCGCGTTCGTCATCCCGGCGACTTCGCAGATCCACCTGGCCTCCGGGGTGGCGCTGCTGGCCTGGTTCGGCTTCTACCTCTACAAAGTCAGCCGCGGCGACGTGGAGGAACCCTCCCTGATCGGGACCGCCGCCGCCCTGGGCGAGCTGCCCGATCGCCGCCGGCGCCTGGGCGTCGTCTGCCTGTTCGCGACCGCGGGCGCAGTGATCCTGTTGTGCGCTAAACCGTTCGCCGACAACCTGGTCGCCGCCGGCGGCGAACTGGGGATCGACCGGTTCCTGCTGGTGCAGTGGCTGGCCCCCTTAGCCTCGGAAGCCCCGGAGTTCATCATCGCGACGATCCTCGCCGCGCGCGGCAAGGGCACGGCCGCCATCGCCATGCTGATATCGGCCAAGGTCAACCAGTGGTCCCTGCTGATCGGGTCGTTGCCGGTCGCCCACCTGCTCGGCGGCGGCGGGCTCTCGCTGGCCCTCGACCCGCGACAGGTCGAGGAAATCCTGCTCACCGCAACCCAGACCATGATGGGGGTGGCGCTGCTCATGGGGCTGCGCTTCCACCGGGCCACGGCATGGGCGCTGCTGGTGTTGTTCGTCGTCCAGTTCCCGATCGCCTCAACGCACGGGCGGCTGCTGCTGTGCGGCGTCTACACCGCGGTGGCCCTCGCCGGGCTGGCCGTCAACCGCGGCCAGCTGGCCGCCACCGTCCGGGCGCCGTTCTTCACCAACGCCCTTCGGCACGGCGGTCACCCGCACGACGCGGTGCGCGAACCCCGGCTCCCGACGTAG
- a CDS encoding nuclear transport factor 2 family protein: MTDQQDRQDISDLLVRYATGIDRRDWPLFRTVFTDDCELDYGEIGAWSGVEAVTDFMERVHAPAGHTLHRLTNQAITLDGDKAMARTYVDALIMFGDNQSGANGIGFYDDEIVRTPDGWRIARRRFTAVRVATVGNA; the protein is encoded by the coding sequence ATGACCGACCAGCAAGATCGCCAGGACATCTCCGATCTGTTGGTGCGCTATGCCACCGGGATCGACCGCCGCGACTGGCCGCTGTTCCGCACCGTGTTCACCGACGACTGCGAACTCGACTACGGCGAGATCGGCGCATGGAGCGGGGTGGAGGCCGTCACCGATTTCATGGAGCGGGTGCACGCCCCGGCGGGCCACACGCTGCACCGCCTCACCAACCAGGCCATCACCCTCGACGGCGACAAGGCCATGGCGCGAACCTACGTCGATGCGCTGATCATGTTCGGCGACAACCAATCCGGAGCCAACGGGATCGGCTTCTACGACGACGAGATCGTGCGGACCCCCGACGGGTGGCGCATCGCCCGGCGCCGGTTCACCGCGGTGCGCGTCGCGACGGTCGGGAACGCTTAG